A single Inediibacterium massiliense DNA region contains:
- the htpG gene encoding molecular chaperone HtpG — MVKKEFKAESKRLLDLMVHSIYTHKEIFLRELISNASDAIDKMYYKALTDENITFNQSDYYIKITPDKKNRTLTISDTGIGMTKEELEENLGVIAKSGSFAFKKENELKDGFDIIGQFGVGFYSAFMVAESVVVISKALGSNQGYKWESTGADGYTIEEYEKENIGTEIILKIKEDTEDEKYEEFLQEYRLKSIIKKYSDFIRYPIKMDITTSKLKEGSEDEYEDMIEEKIINSMVPMWRKNKNELTKEDYENFYSEKRYGFDKPLSYIHMKADGAVRYNSILFIPEKMPYDFYTKEYEKGLELYSNGVLIMNKCSDLVPDYFSFVKGMVDSEDLSLNISREILQHDRQLKIIAKKIKEKIKSELQVLLKNEREKYEEFYKNFGRQIKYGVYENFGQNKEILQDLLMFYSSKEKKMVTLEEYVNRMKEDQKYIYYASGDSVERIDKMPQTELLSDQGYEILYFTDDVDEFAVRMMMNYKEKEFKSVSSGDLGIEEKEKQEEENPEIENSKEIFEFMKKALSDKVTDVRPSKRLKNHPVCLATDGELTIEMEKILNAMPNNQEIKAEKVLEINIHHEVFKALKEAFDHDQEKLKVYTNVLYNQALLIEGLAINDPVEFTNNICKLMI; from the coding sequence ATGGTAAAAAAAGAATTTAAAGCAGAATCTAAAAGATTGTTAGATTTAATGGTTCACTCTATTTATACCCACAAAGAAATATTCTTAAGAGAACTTATTTCCAATGCAAGCGATGCCATTGACAAAATGTATTATAAAGCATTAACAGATGAAAATATTACATTTAATCAAAGTGATTATTACATAAAAATCACACCTGATAAAAAGAATAGAACCTTAACTATATCCGATACTGGAATCGGAATGACAAAGGAAGAGTTAGAGGAAAATTTAGGAGTAATTGCAAAGAGTGGTTCCTTTGCATTTAAAAAGGAAAATGAACTAAAAGATGGATTTGACATCATAGGCCAATTTGGCGTAGGCTTTTATTCTGCATTTATGGTTGCAGAATCTGTTGTGGTAATCAGTAAAGCATTAGGAAGCAATCAAGGGTATAAATGGGAATCAACAGGAGCAGATGGATATACCATCGAAGAATATGAAAAAGAAAATATTGGAACAGAAATTATTCTTAAAATCAAAGAAGACACAGAAGATGAAAAATATGAAGAATTTTTGCAAGAGTATAGATTAAAATCTATTATCAAAAAATATTCAGATTTTATTAGATATCCTATTAAAATGGATATTACTACAAGTAAACTAAAAGAAGGCTCAGAAGATGAGTATGAAGACATGATAGAAGAAAAAATTATAAATAGCATGGTGCCAATGTGGCGTAAAAATAAAAACGAGCTTACCAAAGAAGATTATGAAAACTTTTATTCTGAAAAACGTTATGGTTTTGACAAACCCCTAAGCTATATTCATATGAAAGCAGATGGGGCAGTAAGATACAATTCCATATTATTCATACCAGAAAAAATGCCATATGATTTTTATACAAAAGAGTATGAAAAGGGATTAGAATTATACTCAAATGGCGTATTAATTATGAATAAATGTTCTGATCTTGTACCAGATTATTTTAGCTTCGTAAAAGGTATGGTGGATTCTGAAGATTTATCTTTAAATATTTCAAGGGAAATACTTCAACATGATCGACAATTAAAGATCATTGCTAAAAAAATTAAAGAAAAAATTAAGAGTGAATTACAAGTTTTACTAAAAAATGAAAGAGAAAAATATGAAGAATTCTATAAAAACTTTGGTAGACAAATCAAATATGGAGTTTATGAAAATTTTGGACAAAACAAAGAGATACTACAAGATTTATTAATGTTTTATTCTTCAAAAGAAAAGAAAATGGTTACCTTAGAAGAATATGTAAATAGAATGAAGGAAGATCAAAAATATATTTATTATGCTTCTGGAGATTCTGTAGAAAGAATAGATAAAATGCCTCAAACAGAACTTCTATCAGACCAAGGCTATGAAATTTTATACTTTACAGATGATGTAGACGAATTTGCTGTTCGTATGATGATGAATTATAAAGAAAAAGAATTCAAGTCTGTATCTAGTGGAGACTTAGGTATAGAAGAAAAAGAGAAACAAGAAGAAGAAAACCCTGAAATTGAAAATAGCAAAGAAATCTTTGAATTTATGAAAAAAGCTTTGTCTGATAAAGTAACAGATGTTCGACCATCTAAAAGACTGAAAAACCATCCAGTATGTCTTGCTACAGATGGGGAATTAACAATCGAAATGGAAAAAATATTAAATGCTATGCCAAACAATCAAGAAATTAAAGCAGAAAAAGTTTTAGAAATCAACATTCATCATGAAGTATTTAAAGCTCTAAAAGAAGCTTTTGATCATGATCAAGAAAAGCTAAAAGTATATACCAATGTATTATATAATCAAGCATTGCTTATTGAAGGATTAGCAATCAATGATCCTGTAGAATTTACAAACAATATCTGCAAACTAATGATATAA
- a CDS encoding type II secretion system F family protein, translated as MPNYRYIALTEDGENKKGTYYAKDKNEVLNILIQKKYYPIKIIPIFFEINLFKNKFHSKDLSVFCRQLFTMIHAGIPILQSIESILEQIENKKFKDTIKYIIKNLNKGMSFSQSLERQKKFFPEFFIHMIEAGEISGQLEKILKNLSLYYEKETKTKEVIKKAMFYPMILFFLCIFVSFFMVQFVMPTFIEIFKQENIPLPIPTKILLWISHLYMKHKYNFLFLCILWVYIIQRFLHKENGKSIFHHLLLKIPFVKTLIKKIIFYKFARTLGILLSSGIPLMKALEITKNVIRNSDVKKYINTISKNIMSGKSLKEAMMNTSFFPTILISMVNIGEVSGQLDIILDKMADFYDEEIELGVQKMIALFEPCMTIIMAIIIGFISISIVLPLFNMVYTIS; from the coding sequence ATGCCTAACTATCGTTATATAGCTCTTACTGAAGATGGAGAAAATAAAAAAGGAACTTATTATGCAAAAGATAAAAATGAAGTATTAAATATATTGATACAAAAAAAATATTATCCTATAAAAATAATTCCTATATTTTTTGAAATCAATCTTTTTAAAAATAAATTTCATTCCAAAGATTTATCTGTATTTTGCAGACAACTCTTTACTATGATCCATGCAGGAATTCCTATTTTGCAAAGCATTGAATCTATTTTAGAACAAATAGAAAATAAAAAATTTAAGGATACAATCAAATATATTATAAAAAATTTGAATAAAGGTATGTCTTTTTCACAATCATTGGAAAGACAGAAAAAATTTTTCCCTGAATTTTTTATTCATATGATAGAAGCAGGAGAAATATCTGGACAATTAGAAAAAATATTAAAAAATTTATCCTTATATTATGAAAAAGAAACAAAAACAAAAGAAGTAATTAAAAAAGCTATGTTTTACCCTATGATCCTCTTTTTTTTATGTATTTTCGTAAGTTTTTTTATGGTTCAATTTGTAATGCCTACATTTATTGAAATATTTAAACAAGAAAATATTCCTCTTCCTATTCCTACTAAAATCTTATTATGGATAAGCCATTTATATATGAAACATAAATATAATTTTTTATTTTTATGCATTTTATGGGTCTATATAATCCAGCGATTTCTTCATAAAGAAAACGGAAAATCTATATTTCATCACCTACTCTTAAAAATACCTTTTGTAAAAACACTCATTAAAAAAATTATATTTTATAAGTTCGCAAGAACACTAGGGATTCTTCTTTCTAGTGGAATACCTCTTATGAAAGCTTTAGAAATAACAAAAAATGTGATTCGTAATTCAGATGTAAAAAAATATATCAATACTATCTCCAAAAATATCATGAGTGGAAAAAGTTTAAAAGAAGCTATGATGAATACATCATTTTTTCCTACTATACTTATATCTATGGTAAATATTGGTGAAGTTTCTGGACAATTAGATATTATCTTAGATAAAATGGCCGATTTTTATGATGAAGAAATAGAATTAGGGGTACAAAAAATGATTGCTTTATTTGAACCATGTATGACTATAATCATGGCTATCATTATTGGATTTATAAGCATATCCATCGTGTTGCCTTTATTCAATATGGTATACACCATATCTTAG
- a CDS encoding type II secretion system protein, translating into MNQKINNQRGYTLLELIIVLAIIGILASISTPFFGKFKESAAHKADEATAITIVNAIRLYSIDTQETFSDLITSANGEKVSGEVAYKEYFETIPKPQKTGETAFRVKIDENKNIFIHYDKNGTLGEKLYPKDNP; encoded by the coding sequence GTGAATCAAAAAATAAACAACCAAAGAGGATATACTTTATTAGAATTAATTATCGTATTAGCCATAATAGGTATCTTAGCTTCTATCAGTACACCTTTCTTTGGAAAATTCAAAGAAAGTGCAGCTCATAAAGCAGATGAAGCTACAGCCATAACCATTGTGAATGCCATTAGATTATATTCTATAGATACGCAAGAAACTTTTAGTGATCTTATAACCAGTGCAAATGGCGAAAAAGTATCAGGCGAAGTAGCTTATAAAGAATATTTTGAAACGATTCCAAAGCCTCAAAAAACTGGAGAGACAGCTTTTAGAGTAAAAATAGATGAAAATAAAAATATTTTTATTCATTATGACAAGAATGGCACGCTAGGAGAAAAATTATATCCTAAAGATAATCCATAA
- the pilM gene encoding type IV pilus biogenesis protein PilM, which yields MIFESVLSIDIGNHSTKIVIGKYKKNTIIIEQAICIPTPSNCILNGKIIDPIKLKEALHSTLSFQNIKIKKVIFTIESEEMITRQIILPYAPSKQLSQMIEYEVLQKFPSLLKERILQYKKLEDLSIDGIPKSRMILASLPKSFIKDYWELGKNLGLQPLLLDSHFHSICKLFYLDQILIHNQETIAVLDLGHKWIHIYIFYKGILQITKTLSYNENQWIDEIERVFIYHSSTNLGNEIHKIYLIGGKANDIHMKASLEKYFGILVEEMNSIDHIKIASLDSHMDIKRYINAIGAMIRK from the coding sequence GTGATTTTTGAGAGTGTTTTATCTATAGATATAGGAAATCACAGTACAAAAATAGTCATAGGAAAATATAAAAAAAATACAATTATCATTGAGCAAGCTATTTGTATTCCTACGCCAAGCAATTGCATTTTAAATGGAAAAATTATAGATCCAATAAAATTAAAAGAAGCTTTGCATAGTACCTTGTCCTTTCAAAATATTAAAATCAAAAAAGTTATTTTTACAATAGAAAGCGAAGAGATGATTACTCGTCAAATCATTTTGCCATATGCACCCTCTAAACAGCTATCCCAAATGATAGAATATGAAGTTTTACAAAAATTCCCCAGTTTATTAAAAGAACGTATCCTACAATATAAAAAACTAGAAGATTTATCTATAGATGGTATTCCAAAAAGCCGTATGATTCTAGCAAGCTTACCCAAATCTTTTATAAAAGACTATTGGGAACTAGGAAAAAATCTTGGATTACAGCCTCTTTTATTAGATAGCCATTTTCACTCTATCTGCAAATTGTTTTATTTAGATCAGATATTGATTCATAACCAAGAAACAATAGCCGTTTTAGATTTAGGTCACAAATGGATTCACATATATATTTTTTACAAAGGAATTCTTCAAATAACTAAAACACTGTCCTACAATGAAAATCAGTGGATAGATGAAATAGAAAGAGTTTTTATCTATCACAGTAGTACAAATTTAGGAAATGAAATTCATAAAATCTATTTGATAGGAGGCAAAGCAAATGACATTCATATGAAAGCAAGTCTTGAAAAATATTTTGGAATCTTAGTAGAAGAAATGAATTCTATCGATCATATAAAAATAGCATCTTTAGATTCTCATATGGACATAAAAAGATATATCAACGCCATAGGTGCAATGATTAGAAAATAG
- a CDS encoding PilN domain-containing protein produces the protein MKKIRHQIQYVDKEISNLSYEEIKMIQKKKENMKKLKLRIDEFNDFKLYIKNKDMVNDCLLYTLKNMVPNNLFFQTIEMNSKEIKIQGFATTQIAIAQFEHNLEATNCFEEIFISNIENRGNYDFTLVFSIKEF, from the coding sequence ATGAAAAAAATCCGTCATCAAATACAGTATGTTGACAAAGAAATTTCAAATCTTTCTTATGAAGAAATAAAAATGATTCAGAAGAAAAAAGAAAATATGAAAAAGTTAAAACTTCGTATAGATGAATTCAATGATTTTAAATTATATATAAAAAATAAAGATATGGTTAATGATTGTTTATTATATACTCTTAAAAATATGGTTCCTAACAATTTGTTTTTTCAAACTATTGAAATGAATTCTAAAGAAATTAAAATACAAGGTTTTGCTACAACTCAAATAGCTATCGCACAGTTTGAACATAATTTAGAAGCTACAAATTGTTTTGAAGAAATATTTATCTCTAATATTGAAAATAGAGGGAATTATGATTTTACTCTTGTTTTTTCTATAAAGGAGTTTTGA
- a CDS encoding S-layer homology domain-containing protein has translation MKKIRGFCLLLGIVILIPSLGFTYDEKNTSRSYEEGKTMGKIIGQLYKQKDKNYDQNTNWEEVFENEKSNILKEDYFNQKTNTHRNDFKKGFKDGFYLGYKNISQNKYEQKTSSNLGVEHGEWFGGLLGTIHGKEDFYHHKTNDYQRKIPSSIDILQTYDLNNTGEEYKISFIDSYKIAYQQNYIYAFQMENIDDQKLSKENGILHGTQTGHHIGQTYGKIDFLKNKNNNWKNSLPKDDEIIFNFHLLKESSVYRDAFLVGYKDGFKKGYIHSFQNANLEYIKENSNYTNIKIEGGDIKNLDKNVTLSILPGTFYEEVFFSLQKKDYSWFKNSNTHYEYMSTPYEIKIKNDIDQISFKKPVLLSFTYYGDGTGGIYQFIHGEWRYLYSKIDENTISTYIPPVSYKGGIYAILDDPMYPHLKDIQTHWAKEEIYSFVRRHYIYGYIDQTFKPNQPITEEEFIALLKRIKKSDDISFVNEIVDSNSFMTYGEIEKIMQRLLGNENFNWDDIAQKILYEKYTRSKSLHGKKQYILRAEAVYMLYTLQAYNKL, from the coding sequence ATGAAAAAAATAAGAGGATTTTGTTTATTGTTAGGAATTGTCATTTTAATCCCCTCTTTAGGATTTACTTATGATGAAAAAAATACAAGCCGATCCTATGAAGAAGGTAAAACAATGGGAAAAATTATAGGCCAACTCTACAAACAAAAAGATAAAAATTATGATCAAAATACAAACTGGGAAGAAGTTTTTGAAAATGAAAAAAGTAATATCTTAAAAGAGGATTACTTCAATCAAAAAACAAATACCCATAGAAATGATTTTAAAAAAGGCTTTAAAGATGGATTCTACTTGGGATACAAAAATATATCTCAAAATAAATATGAACAAAAAACATCCTCAAATTTGGGAGTAGAACATGGCGAATGGTTTGGAGGATTGCTTGGTACCATTCATGGAAAAGAAGATTTTTATCATCATAAAACCAATGACTATCAAAGAAAGATTCCTTCTTCTATAGATATCCTTCAAACATATGATTTAAATAATACAGGAGAAGAATATAAAATAAGCTTTATTGATTCTTATAAAATAGCTTATCAACAAAATTATATATATGCTTTTCAAATGGAAAATATAGATGATCAAAAACTTTCAAAAGAAAATGGTATTCTTCATGGAACACAAACAGGACATCACATTGGACAAACTTATGGAAAAATTGATTTTTTAAAAAATAAAAATAATAATTGGAAAAACTCTCTTCCTAAAGATGATGAAATCATATTCAATTTTCATTTATTAAAAGAATCCTCTGTATATAGAGATGCTTTTTTAGTAGGATATAAAGATGGATTTAAAAAAGGATATATACACTCTTTTCAAAATGCAAATCTAGAATATATAAAAGAAAATAGTAATTATACAAATATAAAAATAGAAGGAGGAGATATAAAGAATTTAGATAAAAATGTCACTTTGTCTATTCTTCCAGGAACTTTTTATGAAGAAGTTTTTTTCTCCTTGCAAAAAAAGGATTATTCTTGGTTTAAAAATTCAAATACACATTATGAATATATGAGTACACCCTATGAAATTAAAATTAAAAATGATATAGATCAAATTTCTTTTAAAAAACCAGTTCTTTTAAGCTTTACATACTATGGAGATGGTACAGGAGGCATCTATCAATTTATTCATGGAGAATGGAGATACCTCTATAGCAAAATAGATGAAAATACTATATCTACATATATTCCACCTGTTTCTTATAAAGGAGGAATATATGCTATATTAGATGATCCTATGTATCCCCATTTAAAAGATATACAAACCCACTGGGCAAAAGAAGAAATTTATTCATTTGTCAGAAGGCATTATATATACGGATACATAGATCAAACTTTCAAACCCAATCAACCTATCACAGAAGAAGAGTTTATAGCTTTATTAAAAAGAATCAAAAAATCAGATGATATTTCTTTTGTAAATGAAATAGTAGATTCTAATTCTTTTATGACTTATGGGGAAATAGAAAAAATCATGCAAAGATTACTAGGAAATGAAAATTTTAATTGGGATGATATTGCACAAAAAATACTTTATGAAAAATATACTCGTTCAAAGAGTTTACATGGAAAAAAGCAATACATCTTAAGGGCAGAAGCAGTATATATGCTGTATACATTGCAAGCATATAATAAACTATAA
- a CDS encoding pilus assembly FimT family protein produces the protein MNTKEKGFTFIEIILVLFIMGICSCIVFPATSKIYERKILESTAQKIQSTLLLAKHLSRDEYNIYCVESVCEGRGFRLRENKIPGKIIFIEKFHPSIKFDLQEKNCNRKIIYNRRGMTSYGKFIIMNTKKDKIKIETMIGTGKIVISNIY, from the coding sequence TTGAATACAAAAGAAAAAGGATTTACATTCATTGAAATTATATTGGTTCTATTCATCATGGGAATATGTTCTTGTATTGTATTTCCTGCGACTTCTAAGATTTATGAAAGAAAAATATTAGAAAGTACTGCTCAAAAAATTCAAAGTACCTTATTATTAGCCAAACATTTAAGTAGAGATGAATATAATATCTATTGTGTAGAATCTGTATGTGAAGGAAGAGGTTTTCGTCTTAGAGAAAATAAAATACCTGGAAAAATTATTTTTATAGAAAAATTTCATCCTTCTATAAAATTTGATTTGCAAGAAAAAAATTGTAATCGTAAAATTATTTACAATAGAAGAGGAATGACTTCTTATGGGAAATTTATTATTATGAATACTAAAAAAGATAAAATTAAAATTGAAACCATGATAGGAACAGGAAAAATAGTAATATCTAATATTTATTAA
- a CDS encoding type IV pilus modification PilV family protein: MNKKGFTFIEVLISLTLLSFMITTTFPLCLQINTLYQKSKVQYELGNLAESYMEEVKASGNISIENHSYSLDDFMKKEMKFFLQSYEIKIIAEQTHIQGIIQIHFRIADHKTKEKYELSSYMDPKKYKDDYESFSKE; the protein is encoded by the coding sequence ATGAATAAAAAGGGTTTTACTTTCATAGAAGTCTTAATTTCCTTAACTCTATTAAGCTTTATGATTACAACTACATTCCCTTTATGTTTGCAAATAAATACACTCTATCAAAAAAGCAAAGTTCAGTATGAATTGGGGAACTTAGCAGAAAGTTATATGGAGGAAGTTAAAGCATCAGGAAATATTTCCATAGAAAATCATTCATATTCTCTAGATGATTTTATGAAAAAAGAGATGAAATTTTTTTTACAGTCTTATGAAATAAAAATTATAGCAGAACAAACTCATATACAGGGTATTATACAAATCCATTTTCGTATTGCAGATCATAAAACAAAAGAAAAGTATGAATTGTCATCTTATATGGATCCTAAAAAATACAAAGATGATTATGAATCATTCTCAAAGGAGTAA
- a CDS encoding prepilin-type N-terminal cleavage/methylation domain-containing protein: protein MKYIKNDRGFTLIEALLSLTLFSIIIGSFTYFFLFQLKNCNQQLKILNDQQNVHEALWIIQSNLRECNQQQIIYDSQKKVFEIKSRENKIGVIDLSGHKINSRHTLLYFHKSKEELRSNKDHENNVFIENIKKVSVYEIIPKKLVKIEVFGQYHHEAIQLRINGR, encoded by the coding sequence ATGAAATATATAAAAAATGATAGAGGATTTACTTTAATAGAAGCATTATTATCGCTCACTTTATTTTCTATCATTATAGGATCCTTTACATACTTTTTTTTATTTCAACTTAAAAATTGTAACCAGCAATTAAAAATTTTAAATGATCAGCAAAATGTTCATGAAGCCTTATGGATCATACAGAGCAATCTAAGAGAATGTAATCAACAACAAATTATCTATGATTCCCAAAAAAAAGTTTTTGAAATAAAAAGTCGTGAAAATAAAATAGGAGTTATAGATTTAAGTGGTCATAAAATAAATTCCCGTCACACTTTGTTATATTTTCATAAAAGTAAAGAAGAGCTCAGAAGCAATAAAGATCATGAAAACAACGTTTTCATAGAAAATATAAAAAAAGTTTCTGTGTATGAAATTATTCCAAAAAAACTTGTAAAGATAGAAGTATTTGGACAATACCATCATGAAGCTATTCAATTAAGAATAAATGGAAGGTAG
- a CDS encoding Xaa-Pro peptidase family protein, which yields MLHRISKLRSVLQERDLEGILIFKPENRRYISGFTGTHGYVLITMDQAIFITDSRYIQQASKQCIDYDILEHNYQHNIYSIIQKLNLKNIGFEDDFITYDQYLEFKKNLNGINLVPIQGIINDLRIIKDEKEIQSIRKAASIADEAFKHVCSYIKSGMTENEVALELEFFMKKKGASSLSFDTIVASGIRSSLPHGVASSKKIEEGDFITMDFGCIYDGYCSDMTRTIVLGKANVKQKEIYNIVLEAQENALAAIKPGMKGLDIDQIAREIISSRGYGENFGHGLGHGVGLEIHEEPTLSPKGNIILQPGMVVTDEPGIYIPKFGGVRIEDLILVTEAGCEILSKSSKKLIEL from the coding sequence GTGTTACATAGAATTTCTAAATTAAGAAGTGTTCTACAAGAAAGAGATTTAGAAGGTATCCTAATTTTCAAACCTGAAAATAGAAGATACATAAGTGGTTTTACTGGAACCCATGGATATGTACTTATTACAATGGATCAAGCCATATTTATTACAGACTCTCGATATATACAACAAGCATCTAAACAATGTATAGATTATGATATTTTAGAACATAATTATCAACATAATATTTATTCTATTATTCAGAAATTAAATCTTAAAAACATAGGATTTGAAGATGATTTTATTACATATGATCAATACTTAGAATTTAAAAAAAATTTGAATGGAATCAATCTTGTTCCCATTCAAGGAATCATAAATGATTTAAGAATTATAAAAGATGAAAAAGAAATTCAATCTATAAGAAAAGCTGCATCTATTGCAGATGAAGCTTTTAAACATGTTTGTTCATATATAAAATCAGGAATGACAGAAAATGAGGTAGCTTTGGAATTAGAATTTTTTATGAAGAAAAAAGGTGCATCTTCATTATCTTTTGATACCATTGTAGCTTCAGGAATTCGATCTTCTCTTCCTCATGGAGTCGCATCCTCTAAAAAAATAGAAGAGGGAGACTTTATTACCATGGACTTTGGTTGTATTTATGATGGATATTGTTCTGATATGACAAGAACCATTGTATTAGGAAAAGCAAATGTTAAACAAAAAGAAATTTATAATATTGTTTTAGAAGCACAAGAAAATGCTTTAGCAGCAATAAAACCGGGTATGAAAGGACTAGATATAGATCAAATTGCAAGAGAGATCATTTCATCTAGAGGATATGGAGAAAATTTTGGACATGGTTTAGGACATGGAGTTGGATTAGAGATTCATGAAGAACCTACATTATCTCCTAAAGGAAATATTATTCTTCAACCAGGTATGGTTGTTACAGACGAACCAGGCATTTATATTCCTAAGTTCGGAGGAGTAAGAATTGAAGATTTGATACTTGTTACAGAGGCAGGTTGTGAAATTCTTTCAAAATCTTCAAAAAAACTTATTGAATTATAA
- the efp gene encoding elongation factor P: MIYASDFRKGITFEINGEPYVVLDFQHVKPGKGAAFVRTKYKSILTGATREEAFNPNDKFPKAHIETKEMQYLYSDGDLYYFMDNETYDQIPLTKDEVEEAMLYLRENDTATVKFFKGKAFQVDPPNFVELEVTYTEPAVKGATATNVTKPATLETGAVVQVPVFINEGDRIKIDTRTGDYLSRA; this comes from the coding sequence ATGATTTATGCTAGTGATTTTAGAAAAGGTATTACATTTGAAATAAATGGAGAACCTTATGTGGTTTTAGATTTTCAACATGTTAAACCAGGAAAAGGAGCTGCTTTTGTAAGAACCAAATACAAAAGTATATTAACAGGAGCTACTCGTGAAGAAGCTTTTAACCCTAATGACAAATTTCCAAAAGCTCATATAGAAACAAAAGAAATGCAATACTTATATAGTGATGGAGATTTATATTATTTTATGGATAATGAAACTTATGATCAAATTCCTCTTACAAAAGATGAAGTAGAAGAAGCTATGCTTTATTTAAGAGAAAATGATACAGCGACTGTTAAATTCTTCAAAGGCAAAGCTTTCCAAGTTGATCCACCAAATTTTGTAGAATTAGAAGTTACATATACAGAACCTGCTGTAAAAGGAGCTACTGCAACAAATGTAACAAAACCAGCTACATTAGAAACTGGTGCAGTTGTACAAGTCCCTGTCTTTATCAATGAAGGAGATCGAATTAAAATTGATACAAGAACAGGAGATTATTTATCAAGAGCTTAG
- a CDS encoding CD1247 N-terminal domain-containing protein: MSYLYEKVAYLRGLAEGMEISEESKEGKLLLNILDVLEDFADSVEELHEEVEDLDEYVESIDEDLAVVEDEIFEEDEEDMDFVEVECPNCHEIIYLEDELLDDEDSELVCPSCHEQIYIDECCDDNDCCCCGDHDHE; the protein is encoded by the coding sequence ATGAGTTATCTTTATGAAAAAGTAGCATATCTAAGAGGTTTAGCAGAAGGAATGGAAATCAGCGAAGAATCAAAAGAAGGAAAACTTCTTTTGAACATTTTAGACGTATTAGAAGATTTTGCTGACTCTGTAGAAGAATTACATGAAGAAGTAGAAGATTTAGATGAATATGTTGAAAGTATAGATGAAGACTTAGCAGTAGTTGAAGATGAAATCTTTGAAGAAGATGAAGAAGATATGGACTTTGTAGAAGTTGAATGTCCAAATTGTCATGAAATTATTTATCTTGAAGATGAGTTATTAGATGACGAAGACAGCGAATTAGTTTGTCCAAGTTGCCACGAACAAATATATATTGATGAATGTTGTGATGACAATGATTGTTGTTGCTGTGGAGATCATGACCACGAATAA